In one window of Geminocystis sp. M7585_C2015_104 DNA:
- the rpsJ gene encoding 30S ribosomal protein S10: MATLQQKIRIRLKAFDRRLLDTSCNKIVETANRTNAKPVGPIPLPTRRRVYCVLRSPHIDKDSREHFETRTHIRIIDIYQPSSKTIDALMKLDLPAGVDIEVKL, from the coding sequence ATGGCTACCCTGCAACAAAAAATTCGTATCCGTCTAAAGGCATTCGACCGTCGTCTGTTGGACACCTCTTGTAATAAAATTGTAGAAACCGCCAATAGGACCAACGCTAAACCAGTAGGCCCTATCCCACTCCCCACCAGACGTCGAGTCTACTGTGTGTTGCGCTCACCCCACATCGACAAAGACTCCCGAGAGCATTTTGAAACCCGTACTCATATTCGTATCATCGACATTTATCAACCTTCCTCCAAAACCATCGATGCCCTCATGAAGTTAGACCTGCCAGCAGGGGTTGACATTGAAGTAAAACTGTAA